In Anopheles gambiae chromosome 2, idAnoGambNW_F1_1, whole genome shotgun sequence, a single window of DNA contains:
- the LOC1281392 gene encoding ATP-binding cassette sub-family C member 4 isoform X1 gives MEATRVRLSPNPRQKANFLSVLTFWWTVDMFRKGYNQTFDISDLYTPLEEDRADRLGNRLERQWHRQLERQRYTPSHSPSLVRAIFRTLWKEWVTLSVLAFFAEVVLRLLQPIFLGRMLLYFREGSNVTREDALYYACCMVAVRAIIVLCDNQYGIISVLTGVKAKIAVCSVVYRKSLRLARNALGDTSPGKMVNLMSNDVNRFDIASYLVCFMWTSPLVMLLASVLLWYEIGWSGVAGLVAIVIITPIQSYTGTLTSRYRLRTALKTDERIRLMDEIIAGIAVIKLYAWERPFAKLISQARRNEMREVLKSGYLRALYMSFQLFTTRAAILGVMLAFIALDEDITAAKVFVAASYLSNVSYTMAGLFGRGIAELGEGLVATRRLQRFLEYDEVQAPAKPNQATGKEKENGTVSEARRLLNEPTDGPLPDGVAIQLRALTARWTVPGEVDSERVKVVPPATLSELSVQFRRGSLIGIVGPVGSGKSSVLQVLLRELPVESGRLQLARGCSIAYASQEPWLFTGSLRQNVLFGEQLDQYRYRQVLKVCALQPDLAHLPAGDMTVIGERGVSLSGGQKARICLARAVYRQADVYLLDDPLSAVDAHVAKHLFELCIGNGGFLKRRNPNATRILVTHQVHFLKQADWVVVMKEGRVEAQGTPQELQQRGIELEHLEPSSECMDGDASTHPASNRTISHTSTASTVTVDSVTLEEFNAGDGDEQEAAKNKFEASSQGTVPGSVFLQYASSAGSWLIFVGLVLLFAITQLIVSVADWWLSYWTGLEETAGSGRPIAPDRNQTEQQQADDPTSHQLSRDMCVLVHATLVGTIFFVAILRAFGFYKACARASQSIHDAVFSGFIGARMRFFETNASGRILNRFSKDMGAMDDMLPKSILDATQTLLMFAGAMLVVVFVQPFFMVPIMLLFVVLLFARRVYLRTSQNTRRLEGITRSPIFTHIAATLTGLPTIRAYGVQELLIREFDTHQNVNTGAYFMFHSGRIAFGLFLDSIFFLFLAIVTFSYLMLDEDAVGARVGLAITQIGSIGSQLQFGIRQSAEMFNHLIAVERLLEYRELPAERSQTVAPLPVVPVPADWPQHGRIEFRNVSFRYAEHDVAVLHRLSFAVAAQEKVGIVGRTGAGKSSLIAALFRMALVEGDILIDGTDTAHVPLEQLRSHISIIPQDPVLFSGTLRRNLDPFESYPDAALWRALELVELRELASESSAGLGLQAYVAAGGQNFSVGQRQLLCLARAILRGNRILVLDEATANVDPDTDRLIQRTIREQFAQCTVLTIAHRLNTIMDYDRVLVMSDGTAVEFGRPAELLAREDGAFRSIVLATGRDEADSLMKMVHNLEQGAAGGIMKQ, from the exons ATGGAAGCGACGCGCGTTCGGCTTAGCCCGAATCCTCGCCAGAAGGCAAACTTCCTCTCAGTGCTAACCTTCTggtggacggtggacatgTTCCGGAAGGGCTACAATCAAACGTTTGATATCAGCGATCTGTACACaccgctggaggaggatcgTGCCGATCGGTTGGGCAATCGTTTGGAACG ACAGTGGCACCGGCAGCTCGAGCGGCAGCGCTACACGCCATCCCACAGCCCCTCCCTAGTAAGGGCCATCTTCCGGACGCTGTGGAAGGAATGGGTCACCCTGTCCGTGCTGGCGTTCTTTGCCGAGGTTGTGCTGCGCCTGCTGCAGCCGATTTTTCTCGGCCGAATGCTGCTCTACTTCCG CGAAGGATCGAACGTGACGCGCGAGGACGCACTGTACTACGCCTGCTGCATGGTGGCGGTGCGAGCCATCATCGTCCTGTGCGACAACCAGTACGGCATCATCTCGGTGCTGACCGGGGTGAAGGCGAAGATTGCTGTCTGCAGCGTGGTGTACCGGAAGTCGCTGCGGCTGGCGCGCAACGCGCTCGGCGACACCTCGCCCGGGAAGATGGTGAACCTGATGTCGAACGATGTGAACCGGTTCGATATCGCGTCCTACCTGGTCTGCTTCATGTGGACGTCCCCGCTGGTGATGCTGCTCGCCTCCGTGCTACTCTGGTACGAGATCGGTTGGTCCGGTGTGGCCGGGCTGGTGGCGATCGTCATCATTACGCCGATACAGT CATATACTGGCACGTTGACGTCACGGTACCGTTTGCGCACCGCACTCAAGACGGACGAGCGCATCCGGCTAATGGACGAAATCATTGCCGGCATCGCCGTCATCAAGCTGTACGCCTGGGAGCGACCGTTCGCGAAGCTCATCTCCCAGGCACGGCGCAACGAGATGCGGGAGGTGCTGAAGAGCGGCTACCTGCGGGCACTGTACATGTCCTTCCAGTTGTTCACCACCCGGGCCGCCATACTGGGCGTGATGCTGGCGTTCATAGCGCTCGACGAGGACATTACCGCGGCGAAGGTGTTCGTCGCCGCCAGCTACCTGTCCAACGTGTCCTACACGATGGCCGGCCTGTTCGGCCGGGGCATTGCCGAGCTGGGGGAAGGGCTGGTGGCGACCCGGCGGCTGCAGCGCTTTCTCGAGTACGATGAGGTGCAGGCGCCCGCAAAACCGAACCAAGCCACTGGAAAGGAGAAGGAAAATGGCACCGTGAGTGAGGCGCGCCGTTTGCTGAACGAACCAACGGACGGGCCGCTGCCGGACGGGGTGGCCATCCAGCTGCGTGCGCTGACCGCCCGCTGGACCGTGCCGGGTGAGGTGGACAGCGAGCGGGTGAAGGTCGTGCCGCCGGCGACCCTGTCCGAGCTGAGCGTTCAGTTTAGGCGGGGCAGCTTGATCGGCATCGTCGGGCCGGTCGGTTCGGGCAAGAGCTCCGTGCTGCAGGTGCTGCTGCGGGAGCTACCGGTCGAGAGTGGCCGTTTGCAGCTGGCCCGCGGCTGCTCGATCGCTTACGCCAGCCAGGAACCGTGGCTGTTTACCGGCAGTTTGCGGCAGAACGTTCTGTTCGGTGAACAGCTCGACCAGTACCGGTACCGGCAGGTGCTGAAGGTTTGCGCCCTGCAGCCGGATCTGGCCCATCTGCCGGCGGGTGATATGACCGTGATTGGCGAGCGAGGCGTTTCGCTGTCCGGTGGCCAGAAGGCACGCATCTG CTTGGCACGGGCCGTCTACCGGCAGGCGGACGTGTACCTGCTGGACGACCCGCTCAGTGCGGTGGATGCGCACGTCGCCAAACACCTGTTCGAGCTGTGCATCGGCAACGGGGGCTTCCTGAAGCGGCGCAACCCGAACGCAACGCGCATACTGGTGACGCATCAGGTTCACTTTCTGAAGCAGGCGGACTGGGTCGTTGTCATGAAGGAG GGTCGGGTAGAGGCGCAAGGCACACCGCAAGAGCTGCAGCAGCGTGGCATCGAGCTGGAACATCTGGAGCCGTCGTCCGAATGCATGGACGGGGACGCGTCCACGCATCCCGCTAGCAATCGCACGATTTCACACACCTCCACCGCATCCACCGTCACGGTGGACAGTGTAACGCTCGAGGAGTTCAACGCCGGCGATGGGGACGAGCAGGAGGCGGCCAAGAACAAGTTCGAAGCGTCCTCGCAAGGAACCGTCCCGGGCTCGGTGTTTCTGCAGTACGCGTCCAGTGCCGGCAGCTGGCTGATCTTTGTCGGGCTGGTGCTCCTGTTCGCCATCACGCAGCTGATCGTGAGCGTGGCCGACTGGTGGCTGTCGTACTGGACCGGGCTGGAGGAAACTGCCGGCTCGGGGCGGCCGATTGCGCCCGATCGCAATCaaaccgagcagcagcaggccgaCGATCCCACCAGCCACCAACTCAGCAGAGATATGTGCGTTCTCGTGCATGCCACACTGGTGGGCACCATCTTTTTCGTGGCCATACTGCGTGCCTTTGGGTTTTACAAGGCGTGCGCCCGTGCCTCACAGTCCATCCACGATGCCGTGTTTTCGGGGTTCATCGGCGCCCGGATGCGCTTCTTCGAGACGAACGCGTCCGGCCGCATCCTGAACCGCTTCTCCAAGGATATGGGCGCGATGGACGACATGCTGCCCAAGTCGATACTGGACGCCACGCAAACACTGCTCATGTTTGCCGGCGccatgctggtggtggtgtttgtgcAACCGTTCTTCATGGTACCGATCATGCTGCTGTTCGTGGTGCTACTGTTTGCGCGCCGAGTGTACCTGCGCACGTCACAAAACACGCGCCGGCTCGAGGGAATAA CCAGATCGCCCATCTTCACGCACATTGCGGCCACCCTGACCGGGCTGCCGACGATACGGGCCTACGGCGTGCAGGAGCTACTCATCCGCGAGTTCGACACGCACCAGAACGTGAACACCGGCGCGTACTTTATGTTTCACTCGGGGCGCATCGCGTTTGGCCTCTTTCTCGACAGCATCTTCTTTCTGTTTCTCGCGATCGTCACGTTCAGCTACCTGATGCTGGATGAGGATGCGGTCGGTGCGCGCGTCGGCCTCGCCATCACGCAGATCGGTAGCATCGGCAGCCAGCTCCAGTTCGGCATCCGGCAGAGCGCGGAAATGTTTAACCATCTGATCGCGGTCGAGCGGCTGCTCGAGTACCGGGAGCTGCCGGCCGAACGGTCCCAAACCGTAGCCCCGCTGCCGGTCGTTCCAGTACCAGCCGATTGGCCGCAGCACGGGCGGATCGAGTTCCGAAACGTTAGCTTCCGCTATGCCGAGCACGATGTGGCCGTGCTGCACCGGCTTAGCTTTGCGGTTGCCGCCCAGGAAAAGGTGGGCATCGTGGGCAGGACGGGCGCAGGGAAGTCCTCCCTCATTGCCGCCCTGTTCCGGATGGCGCTGGTCGAGGGTGACATACTGATCGATGGCACCGACACGGCGCACGTCCCGCTGGAGCAGCTCCGCTCGCACATCTCCATCATACCGCAGGATCCGGTCCTGTTCTCCGGCACGTTGCGCCGCAATCTCGATCCGTTCGAGAGCTACCCGGACGCGGCGCTGTGGCGGGCGCTCGAGCTGGTGGAGCTGCGCGAGCTGGCGAGCGAATCGTCGGCCGGGCTGGGACTGCAGGCGTACGTGGCGGCGGGCGGGCAAAACTTTAGCGTCGGCCAGCGGCAGCTGCTCTGTCTGGCGCGTGCGATCCTGCGCGGCAATCGGATACTGGTGCTGGACGAGGCGACCGCCAACGTGGACCCCGACACGGACCGGCTGATACAGCGCACGATCCGGGAGCAGTTCGCCCAGTGTACGGTGCTGACGATCGCGCACCGGCTCAACACGATCATGGACTACGACCGGGTGCTGGTGATGAGCGACGGTACGGCGGTCGAGTTTGGGCGGCCGGCCGAGCTGCTGGCAAGGGAGGATGGTGCGTTCCGCAGCATCGTGCTGGCCACTGGGCGGGACGAGGCGGACAGTCTCATGAAGATGGTGCACAATCTCGAGCAGGGCGCAGCGGGGGGAATAATGAAGCAGTGA
- the LOC1281392 gene encoding ATP-binding cassette sub-family C member 4 isoform X2, which translates to MVAVRAIIVLCDNQYGIISVLTGVKAKIAVCSVVYRKSLRLARNALGDTSPGKMVNLMSNDVNRFDIASYLVCFMWTSPLVMLLASVLLWYEIGWSGVAGLVAIVIITPIQSYTGTLTSRYRLRTALKTDERIRLMDEIIAGIAVIKLYAWERPFAKLISQARRNEMREVLKSGYLRALYMSFQLFTTRAAILGVMLAFIALDEDITAAKVFVAASYLSNVSYTMAGLFGRGIAELGEGLVATRRLQRFLEYDEVQAPAKPNQATGKEKENGTVSEARRLLNEPTDGPLPDGVAIQLRALTARWTVPGEVDSERVKVVPPATLSELSVQFRRGSLIGIVGPVGSGKSSVLQVLLRELPVESGRLQLARGCSIAYASQEPWLFTGSLRQNVLFGEQLDQYRYRQVLKVCALQPDLAHLPAGDMTVIGERGVSLSGGQKARICLARAVYRQADVYLLDDPLSAVDAHVAKHLFELCIGNGGFLKRRNPNATRILVTHQVHFLKQADWVVVMKEGRVEAQGTPQELQQRGIELEHLEPSSECMDGDASTHPASNRTISHTSTASTVTVDSVTLEEFNAGDGDEQEAAKNKFEASSQGTVPGSVFLQYASSAGSWLIFVGLVLLFAITQLIVSVADWWLSYWTGLEETAGSGRPIAPDRNQTEQQQADDPTSHQLSRDMCVLVHATLVGTIFFVAILRAFGFYKACARASQSIHDAVFSGFIGARMRFFETNASGRILNRFSKDMGAMDDMLPKSILDATQTLLMFAGAMLVVVFVQPFFMVPIMLLFVVLLFARRVYLRTSQNTRRLEGITRSPIFTHIAATLTGLPTIRAYGVQELLIREFDTHQNVNTGAYFMFHSGRIAFGLFLDSIFFLFLAIVTFSYLMLDEDAVGARVGLAITQIGSIGSQLQFGIRQSAEMFNHLIAVERLLEYRELPAERSQTVAPLPVVPVPADWPQHGRIEFRNVSFRYAEHDVAVLHRLSFAVAAQEKVGIVGRTGAGKSSLIAALFRMALVEGDILIDGTDTAHVPLEQLRSHISIIPQDPVLFSGTLRRNLDPFESYPDAALWRALELVELRELASESSAGLGLQAYVAAGGQNFSVGQRQLLCLARAILRGNRILVLDEATANVDPDTDRLIQRTIREQFAQCTVLTIAHRLNTIMDYDRVLVMSDGTAVEFGRPAELLAREDGAFRSIVLATGRDEADSLMKMVHNLEQGAAGGIMKQ; encoded by the exons ATGGTGGCGGTGCGAGCCATCATCGTCCTGTGCGACAACCAGTACGGCATCATCTCGGTGCTGACCGGGGTGAAGGCGAAGATTGCTGTCTGCAGCGTGGTGTACCGGAAGTCGCTGCGGCTGGCGCGCAACGCGCTCGGCGACACCTCGCCCGGGAAGATGGTGAACCTGATGTCGAACGATGTGAACCGGTTCGATATCGCGTCCTACCTGGTCTGCTTCATGTGGACGTCCCCGCTGGTGATGCTGCTCGCCTCCGTGCTACTCTGGTACGAGATCGGTTGGTCCGGTGTGGCCGGGCTGGTGGCGATCGTCATCATTACGCCGATACAGT CATATACTGGCACGTTGACGTCACGGTACCGTTTGCGCACCGCACTCAAGACGGACGAGCGCATCCGGCTAATGGACGAAATCATTGCCGGCATCGCCGTCATCAAGCTGTACGCCTGGGAGCGACCGTTCGCGAAGCTCATCTCCCAGGCACGGCGCAACGAGATGCGGGAGGTGCTGAAGAGCGGCTACCTGCGGGCACTGTACATGTCCTTCCAGTTGTTCACCACCCGGGCCGCCATACTGGGCGTGATGCTGGCGTTCATAGCGCTCGACGAGGACATTACCGCGGCGAAGGTGTTCGTCGCCGCCAGCTACCTGTCCAACGTGTCCTACACGATGGCCGGCCTGTTCGGCCGGGGCATTGCCGAGCTGGGGGAAGGGCTGGTGGCGACCCGGCGGCTGCAGCGCTTTCTCGAGTACGATGAGGTGCAGGCGCCCGCAAAACCGAACCAAGCCACTGGAAAGGAGAAGGAAAATGGCACCGTGAGTGAGGCGCGCCGTTTGCTGAACGAACCAACGGACGGGCCGCTGCCGGACGGGGTGGCCATCCAGCTGCGTGCGCTGACCGCCCGCTGGACCGTGCCGGGTGAGGTGGACAGCGAGCGGGTGAAGGTCGTGCCGCCGGCGACCCTGTCCGAGCTGAGCGTTCAGTTTAGGCGGGGCAGCTTGATCGGCATCGTCGGGCCGGTCGGTTCGGGCAAGAGCTCCGTGCTGCAGGTGCTGCTGCGGGAGCTACCGGTCGAGAGTGGCCGTTTGCAGCTGGCCCGCGGCTGCTCGATCGCTTACGCCAGCCAGGAACCGTGGCTGTTTACCGGCAGTTTGCGGCAGAACGTTCTGTTCGGTGAACAGCTCGACCAGTACCGGTACCGGCAGGTGCTGAAGGTTTGCGCCCTGCAGCCGGATCTGGCCCATCTGCCGGCGGGTGATATGACCGTGATTGGCGAGCGAGGCGTTTCGCTGTCCGGTGGCCAGAAGGCACGCATCTG CTTGGCACGGGCCGTCTACCGGCAGGCGGACGTGTACCTGCTGGACGACCCGCTCAGTGCGGTGGATGCGCACGTCGCCAAACACCTGTTCGAGCTGTGCATCGGCAACGGGGGCTTCCTGAAGCGGCGCAACCCGAACGCAACGCGCATACTGGTGACGCATCAGGTTCACTTTCTGAAGCAGGCGGACTGGGTCGTTGTCATGAAGGAG GGTCGGGTAGAGGCGCAAGGCACACCGCAAGAGCTGCAGCAGCGTGGCATCGAGCTGGAACATCTGGAGCCGTCGTCCGAATGCATGGACGGGGACGCGTCCACGCATCCCGCTAGCAATCGCACGATTTCACACACCTCCACCGCATCCACCGTCACGGTGGACAGTGTAACGCTCGAGGAGTTCAACGCCGGCGATGGGGACGAGCAGGAGGCGGCCAAGAACAAGTTCGAAGCGTCCTCGCAAGGAACCGTCCCGGGCTCGGTGTTTCTGCAGTACGCGTCCAGTGCCGGCAGCTGGCTGATCTTTGTCGGGCTGGTGCTCCTGTTCGCCATCACGCAGCTGATCGTGAGCGTGGCCGACTGGTGGCTGTCGTACTGGACCGGGCTGGAGGAAACTGCCGGCTCGGGGCGGCCGATTGCGCCCGATCGCAATCaaaccgagcagcagcaggccgaCGATCCCACCAGCCACCAACTCAGCAGAGATATGTGCGTTCTCGTGCATGCCACACTGGTGGGCACCATCTTTTTCGTGGCCATACTGCGTGCCTTTGGGTTTTACAAGGCGTGCGCCCGTGCCTCACAGTCCATCCACGATGCCGTGTTTTCGGGGTTCATCGGCGCCCGGATGCGCTTCTTCGAGACGAACGCGTCCGGCCGCATCCTGAACCGCTTCTCCAAGGATATGGGCGCGATGGACGACATGCTGCCCAAGTCGATACTGGACGCCACGCAAACACTGCTCATGTTTGCCGGCGccatgctggtggtggtgtttgtgcAACCGTTCTTCATGGTACCGATCATGCTGCTGTTCGTGGTGCTACTGTTTGCGCGCCGAGTGTACCTGCGCACGTCACAAAACACGCGCCGGCTCGAGGGAATAA CCAGATCGCCCATCTTCACGCACATTGCGGCCACCCTGACCGGGCTGCCGACGATACGGGCCTACGGCGTGCAGGAGCTACTCATCCGCGAGTTCGACACGCACCAGAACGTGAACACCGGCGCGTACTTTATGTTTCACTCGGGGCGCATCGCGTTTGGCCTCTTTCTCGACAGCATCTTCTTTCTGTTTCTCGCGATCGTCACGTTCAGCTACCTGATGCTGGATGAGGATGCGGTCGGTGCGCGCGTCGGCCTCGCCATCACGCAGATCGGTAGCATCGGCAGCCAGCTCCAGTTCGGCATCCGGCAGAGCGCGGAAATGTTTAACCATCTGATCGCGGTCGAGCGGCTGCTCGAGTACCGGGAGCTGCCGGCCGAACGGTCCCAAACCGTAGCCCCGCTGCCGGTCGTTCCAGTACCAGCCGATTGGCCGCAGCACGGGCGGATCGAGTTCCGAAACGTTAGCTTCCGCTATGCCGAGCACGATGTGGCCGTGCTGCACCGGCTTAGCTTTGCGGTTGCCGCCCAGGAAAAGGTGGGCATCGTGGGCAGGACGGGCGCAGGGAAGTCCTCCCTCATTGCCGCCCTGTTCCGGATGGCGCTGGTCGAGGGTGACATACTGATCGATGGCACCGACACGGCGCACGTCCCGCTGGAGCAGCTCCGCTCGCACATCTCCATCATACCGCAGGATCCGGTCCTGTTCTCCGGCACGTTGCGCCGCAATCTCGATCCGTTCGAGAGCTACCCGGACGCGGCGCTGTGGCGGGCGCTCGAGCTGGTGGAGCTGCGCGAGCTGGCGAGCGAATCGTCGGCCGGGCTGGGACTGCAGGCGTACGTGGCGGCGGGCGGGCAAAACTTTAGCGTCGGCCAGCGGCAGCTGCTCTGTCTGGCGCGTGCGATCCTGCGCGGCAATCGGATACTGGTGCTGGACGAGGCGACCGCCAACGTGGACCCCGACACGGACCGGCTGATACAGCGCACGATCCGGGAGCAGTTCGCCCAGTGTACGGTGCTGACGATCGCGCACCGGCTCAACACGATCATGGACTACGACCGGGTGCTGGTGATGAGCGACGGTACGGCGGTCGAGTTTGGGCGGCCGGCCGAGCTGCTGGCAAGGGAGGATGGTGCGTTCCGCAGCATCGTGCTGGCCACTGGGCGGGACGAGGCGGACAGTCTCATGAAGATGGTGCACAATCTCGAGCAGGGCGCAGCGGGGGGAATAATGAAGCAGTGA
- the LOC1281391 gene encoding protein Mpv17: MSLSTLYKRALVRYPVLVQSVQSGLLMGAGDVIAQGFIERKDWQSFDGMRAFKFFGIGFCVGGPGLRKWYGVLDRHIGTKGGSKAVTTLKKVALDQIVFAPIFLGTLIGTIGLLQGHNLAEIRHKLRHEYGDILLTNYYIWPWVQLANFYLVPLNYQVLLVQSVAVFWNTYLSWKTNLGEAGPGKPGTVKSIAHEPLPAAGEESVAS; the protein is encoded by the exons atgtcgCTTTCCACCCTGTACAAACGGGCCCTCGTGCGCTATCCCGTGCTGGTGCAGTCCGTCCAATCGGGGCTACTGATGGGGGCGGGCGACGTGATTGCGCAAGGATTCATTGAGCGAAAGGATTGGCAGTCGTTCGACGGTATGCGTGCCTTCAAGTTCTTCGGCATCGGATTTTGTGTCGGT GGTCCGGGACTGCGGAAATGGTACGGCGTGCTGGACCGGCACATTGGCACCAAGGGTGGCAGCAAGGCGGTCACGACACTGAAGAAGGTTGCCCTCGACCAGATCGTCTTTGCGCCCATCTTTCTCGGCACACTGATCGGCACGATCGGGCTGCTGCAGGGGCACAATCTGGCCGAGATCCGGCACAAGCTGCGCCACGAGTACGGCGACATACTGCTAACGAACTACTACATCTGGCCGTGGGTGCAGCTGGCCAACTTCTATCTCGTCCCGCTCAACTACcaggtgctgctggtgcagtcGGTCGCGGTGTTCTGGAACACGTACCTGTCCTGGAAGACGAACCTGGGCGAAGCGGGACCGGGTAAGCCCGGCACGGTGAAATCGATCGCCCACGAGCCACTGCCGGCCGCCGGGGAGGAAAGTGTGGCATCGTAA